The sequence below is a genomic window from Thalassomonas haliotis.
GGCGTCGGAGCACCTTAATGAGAACGGTCTTTTGATTTGCGAAGTCGGTAACTCGCAAATTCATGTCGAGGAAGTGTATCCCGAAGTGCCCTTCTCCTGGCTGACGTTTGAGCGCGGCGGGCACGGGGTCTTTATGTTAACTAAGGCGCAACTACTTCAATATGCTGAAACTTTTAAACAACAGGTAATAGATTAATAATGTCAGGTAATACATTCGGAAAGTTATTTACGGTGACCACTTTCGGGGAAAGTCATGGTCTGGGGTTAGGGGCGATTATTGACGGTTGCCCGCCGGGGCTTGAGCTGACGGAAGAAGATTTGCAGGCAGATCTCGACCGCAGACGACCGGGTACTTCGCGTTATACCACGGCGCGGCGCGAACCGGATCAGGTTAAGATTATGTCCGGGGTTTTTGAAGGCAAAACCACAGGTACGCCGATAGGTTTGCTGATTGAAAATACCGACCAGCGCTCGAAAGATTATTCTGATATTGCCCAAAATTTCCGTCCGGGTCATGCTGATTATACCTATTGGCAAAAATACGGCATTCGCGATTACCGCGGCGGCGGACGTTCTTCTGCCCGTGAAACGGCGATGCGGGTAGCTGCCGGGGCGATTGCGAAAAAATATCTGCAGCAAAAATTCGGCATGAAGATTAAAGCCTGCGTCACCCAGATTGGCGATATTGAAGCGCAAAGTTATGACTGGAATATTGTTGAAGAGAATCCGTTTTTCTTCCCGGATGAAAGCAAGCTGGAGCAGCTGGACGAAAAACTGCGGGAGATTATCCGCAGCAAGGACTCCATCGGCGCTAAGGTCATGGTGGTGGCCGATAATGTACCTGTAGGTTTAGGTGAGCCGATATTTGACCGTTTGGATGCTGACATTGCCCATGGGCTGATGAGTATCAATGCGGTGAAAGGGGTGGAAATTGGCGACGGTTTTGCCGTAGTGAATCAGAAAGGCTCTGAGCATAGGGATGAACTTACCCCGCAAGGTTTTGCCAGCAACCATGCCGGCGGCGTTTTAGGGGGCATTTCCTCCGGCCAGCAGATAGTGGCCAATATTGCGTTAAAACCCACCTCCAGTATCGGCGTGAGTGGTAAAACCGTGGATTTACAAGGAGAGTCGACGGATATCATTACCAAGGGGCGGCACGACCCTTGTGTCGGGATCCGTGCGGTGCCAATTGCCGAAGCTATGCTGGCCTTGACCCTGATGGACCACTTTTTAAGGCACCGGGCGCAAAACGCCGATGTGGTTTGCCAGACGCCGGTGATCACCGGCTAATCTCCCCCTTATCGGTCAGGATTTTGTCTGATCAGGCAGAGTAAACAAGGATAGTGAAACCCGTTAAGGGCAGCATGGTTTACTCTGCTATTATCCCTTTAGAACTTTTCCAGTATCGCGATATACATGGTATGCCCCCGTTTATCCAGCTGAAACGCCTTGCTTGATAAGGTGACTTTAAGTTGCTGACAATTGCCGCCCGGGGTGGCTTCTGCAAAGATAGCAAGCCCGACTAGTTTGTTTGCCGCCGGATATACCATGCGCTGTGAAGCCGACGCAATTGGCATTAGCTCACCCGATGACGAGCTACAGGCGTCATTGAGTTTAACGCTGTCGTATGAGCTTCTGCTTGAGTTATTACATGAATTCCAGTAGCAGGTATAGCTGACTTGAGTACCGACGCTAAAGACCAGCTCCTGGCCGTGATCGCCGATAACATCCACTTAGGCAACGCCATAAGTGCCTAAATTATTCCAGTCTAAGCGATATAAATTGATTTTATCCAGTACTCCGTCAACATAGACAGCTCCATCGCTGCTGCTTGCCCTCGCTATTCCGTTATAAGGAAGGTTAACGGTAAACTAAGTAGTAAGGCTCTTATCAACAACATAAAAACTCCATTTAATAACAAGTGGTTTCG
It includes:
- the aroC gene encoding chorismate synthase; this translates as MSGNTFGKLFTVTTFGESHGLGLGAIIDGCPPGLELTEEDLQADLDRRRPGTSRYTTARREPDQVKIMSGVFEGKTTGTPIGLLIENTDQRSKDYSDIAQNFRPGHADYTYWQKYGIRDYRGGGRSSARETAMRVAAGAIAKKYLQQKFGMKIKACVTQIGDIEAQSYDWNIVEENPFFFPDESKLEQLDEKLREIIRSKDSIGAKVMVVADNVPVGLGEPIFDRLDADIAHGLMSINAVKGVEIGDGFAVVNQKGSEHRDELTPQGFASNHAGGVLGGISSGQQIVANIALKPTSSIGVSGKTVDLQGESTDIITKGRHDPCVGIRAVPIAEAMLALTLMDHFLRHRAQNADVVCQTPVITG